The following DNA comes from Ardenticatenales bacterium.
GGCGGACGCATGAGCGCGCCCCGCATGGTGTCGCCCAGTTATCCCAAACCACGCCGCCCCCACCGAGGTACACAGATGCGCATCCTATTAGTAGAAGACAATCGCCGCCTGCATACATCCCTGCGCCAGAGCCTGGAGGAAGATGGCTACGCCGTTGATTCCGCCTTCGATGGCCCCGAGGGTGAGCTTTTTGCCCTCTCCGCGCCCTACGACCTGATCATCCTGGACATCATGCTGCCCCGGAAAAACGGCCTGGACGTTTGTCGCACCTTGCGCCAACAGCGCCTGCGTAGCCCCATCCTCATGCTCACCGCTCGTGATACCGTGGAAGACCGCGTGACGGGATTGGACAGCGGCGCCGACGATTACCTGGTGAAGCCGTTTGCCCTGCAAGAACTGCGTGCCCGCCTGCGCGCCCTGCTGCGGCGCGACCTGCCCGAAAAAAGCGGCATCTTGCAAGTCGGCGACCTCAAACTGGACCCGGCCGCCCGCCAGGTGGCGCGCGATGGTCAATCCATTGAGCTGACCACCCGCGAATTCGCCATGCTTGAATACCTTATGCACAACGCCAACCGCATTCTCACCCGCGACATGATCGAAGCCCACGTCTGG
Coding sequences within:
- a CDS encoding response regulator transcription factor, producing the protein MRILLVEDNRRLHTSLRQSLEEDGYAVDSAFDGPEGELFALSAPYDLIILDIMLPRKNGLDVCRTLRQQRLRSPILMLTARDTVEDRVTGLDSGADDYLVKPFALQELRARLRALLRRDLPEKSGILQVGDLKLDPAARQVARDGQSIELTTREFAMLEYLMHNANRILTRDMIEAHVWNYDFVPGSNVIDVYVRRLRRKIDEPFAVRLLETVRGVGYRLIQPDEMSE